A portion of the Juglans microcarpa x Juglans regia isolate MS1-56 chromosome 1D, Jm3101_v1.0, whole genome shotgun sequence genome contains these proteins:
- the LOC121239537 gene encoding protein SULFUR DEFICIENCY-INDUCED 1-like isoform X1: MSTRKGEKEDSLPSYHVIHKLPPGDSPYVRAKHVQLVQKDPESAIVLFWKAINAGDRVDSALKDMAVVMKQQDRAEEAIEAIGSFRDRCSKQAQESLDNVLIDLYKQKCGRIEEQIELLKQKLRMIHKGEAFNGKATKTGRSRGKKFQVTIKQETSRILGNLGWAYMKQGNHMAAEVVYQKAQLMDPDANKACNLCLCLIKQTRYTDARRVLEDVLQGKLSGSSDSKSRTRAEELLQELEQYQSHLSSSSLSSIFSIEDDFKEEVEQLMNQRAPIRSRRLPIFEEISPFRNQLAC; this comes from the exons ATGAGCACGAGAAAAGGTGAGAAGGAAGACAGTCTTCCTTCATACCATGTTATTCACAAGCTCCCTCCCGGTGATAGCCCTTACGTTCGTGCCAAGCACGTCCAG TTGGTTCAGAAGGATCCAGAATCGGCTATAGTTTTATTTTGGAAGGCGATAAATGCGGGTGACAGAGTAGATAGCGCCCTCAAAGACATGGCAGTGGTTATGAAACAGCAAGATAGAGCAGAAGAAGCCATTGAAGCAATCGGATCTTTCAGGGATCGTTGCTCCAAGCAAGCTCAGGAATCCTTGGACAACGTCCTCATCGACTTATACAAG CAGAAATGTGGGAGAATCGAGGAGCAGATTGAGTTACTAAAGCAGAAGCTTCGGATGATTCACAAAGGAGAGGCCTTTAACGGCAAGGCTACCAAAACAGGTCGCTCTCGTGGAAAGAAGTTCCAAGTCACCATCAAGCAAGAGACGTCCAGGATACTG GGAAACTTGGGTTGGGCGTACATGAAACAAGGAAACCATATGGCTGCAGAAGTGGTTTATCAGAAAGCTCAGTTAATGGACCCGGATGCGAACAAGGCCTGCAACCTGTGCCTCTGTCTGATCAAGCAAACTCGATACACCGATGCAAGAAGGGTTCTTGAAGATGTACTGCAGGGTAAACTCTCAGGGTCCTCGGATTCGAAGTCAAGAACACGTGCAGAGGAGCTACTGCAGGAGCTAGAGCAATACCAATCTCATCTATCTTCTTCGAGCCTGTCATCAATATTTAGTATAGAAGATGATTTCAAGGAGGAGGTTGAACAGTTGATGAACCAACGGGCACCAATCAGATCAAGGAGACTGCCCATCTTTGAAGAGATCTCTCCATTTAGGAATCAGTTAGCTTgttga
- the LOC121248893 gene encoding LOW QUALITY PROTEIN: uncharacterized protein sll0005 (The sequence of the model RefSeq protein was modified relative to this genomic sequence to represent the inferred CDS: inserted 2 bases in 2 codons), translating to MVAAPQLGFCGTESLRCTFPVHHPLPNGTRSRLRRRNHRVFAVATGPKPSPPXSSVNGSSPPQKSVNGSSSRIGDVSQEIKRVRAQMEENEQLAILMKGLRGQNLKDSQFAADNVQLRLVEVDESSEFLPLVYDPASISAYWGKRPRAVATRIVQLLSVTGGFLSRLALDVINKKVKENEVARAIEIREIVTSLGPAYIKLGQALSIRPDILSPVAMIELQKLCDKVPSFPDDVAMALIEEELGQPWNNIYSELSSSPIAAASLGQVYKGRLKENGDLVAVKVQRPFVLETVTVDLFIIRNLGLVLRRFPQISTDVVGLVDEWAARFFEELDYVNEGKNGTIFAEMMKKDLPQVVVPKTYDKYTSRKVLTTAWIDGEKLSQSTESDVGELVNVGVICYLKQLLDTGFFHADPHPGNLIRTPDGKLAILDFGLVTKLTDDQKYGMIEAIAHLIHRDYGAIVKDFVKLDFIPEGVNLEPILPVLAKVFDQALEGGGAKNINFQELASDLAQITFDYPFRIPPYFALIIRAIGVLEGIALVGNPDFAIVDEAYPYIAQRLLTDESPRLKNALRYTIYGKSGVFDAERFIDVMQAFENFITAAKSGGGETLNXGMAELGLLQSQTGYTIPRISTNVSQQKQPIQTRAALAFLLSDKGNFFREFLLDEIVKGIDVVTRDQLVQIMSFLGVRNAAPVFSMVPTFGPFKPAALLPSISEEDKVILNNVQKIVEFLTAGSSISRSSNQGVVVSQVIQELLPALPGISATVLPEVLNRLSSRVLARIIRDTFL from the exons ATGGTTGCTGCACCACAGCTCGGCTTTTGTGGAACCGAGTCGCTTCGCTGCACCTTTCCGGTCCACCATCCACTGCCTAACGGTACCCGAAGTCGGCTTCGTAGACGGAACCACCGAGTTTTCGCGGTCGCCACTGGACCCAAACCATCCCCAC GTTCGTCCGTCAATGGATCCTCGCCGCCACAGAAATCAGTCAACGGATCTTCGTCG AGAATTGGAGATGTTTCACAGGAAATTAAAAGAGTGAGGGCACAGATGGAAGAAAATGAACAGTTGGCAATACTGATGAAAGGTCTTCGGGGACAGAATCTAAAGGATTCGCAGTTTGCTGCTGATAATGTTCAGCTACGCCTCGTTGAG GTAGATGAAAGCAGTGAGTTTTTGCCTTTAGTCTATGATCCTGCCAGCATTTCAGCATATTGGGGAAAACGGCCACGTGCTGTTGCAACACGTATTGTTCAATTACTGTCTGTTACCGGGGGTTTTCTTTCACGCCTTGCTTTGGATGTGATAAACAAGAAGGTCAAAGAG AATGAAGTTGCTAGAGCAATTGAGATAAGGGAAATTGTTACCTCTTTGGGTCCGGCATATATAAAACTTGGTCAAGCTTTGAGTATTCGCCCGGATATACTGTCACCTGTTGCAATGATTGAGCTGCAAAAGCTTTGCGATAAG GTTCCTTCATTTCCAGATGATGTAGCTATGGCTCTTATTGAGGAGGAACTTGGTCAGCCATGGAATAACATCTATTCTGAACTATCATCTTCCCCGATTGCTGCTG CATCTCTTGGACAGGTGTACAAGGGCCGTTTGAAAGAAAATGGGGATTTGGTTGCTGTTAAAGTGCAGAGGCCTTTTGTTCTTGAGACGGTTACAGTTGATTTGTTCATCATACGCAATTTAGGTTTGGTACTAAGAAGGTTTCCTCAG ATCTCCACGGATGTAGTCGGATTGGTTGATGAATGGGCTGCTCGATTTTTTGAGGAGCTTGATTATGTTAATGAAGGGAAAAACGGAACAATCTTTGCtgaaatgatgaagaaagaCCTTCCTCAG GTTGTTGTACCAAAAACCTATGATAAATATACATCAAGAAAGGTTCTTACTACAGCATGGATAGATGGAGAGAAGCTGTCACAAAGTACAGAAAGTGACGTAGGAGAACTTGTTAATGTTGGAGTCATATGCTACCTGAAGCAG TTGCTTGATACTGGGTTTTTCCATGCTGATCCTCATCCTGGGAATTTAATCCGTACTCCAGATGGAAAGCTAGCTATACTTGATTTTG GCCTAGTTACAAAACTAACCGATGATCAAAAATATGGAATGATTGAAGCAATTGCTCACCTCATTCATCGGGATTATGGAGCTATAGTCAAAGACTTTGTTAAACTTGATTTCATTCCAGAGGGAGTTAATTTGGAACCTATCTTACCTGTTTTGGCCAAGGTTTTTGATCAGGCACTTGAAGGGGGAGGGGCCAAGAATATCAATTTCCAGGAGCTGGCATCAGATTTAGCACAAATAACATTTGATTATCCGTTTAGAATACCCCCTTATTTTGCTCTTATAATCAGGGCAATTGGGGTACTAGAAGGCATAGCTTTGGTGGGAAACCCTGATTTTGCCATTGTGGATGAGGCCTATCCATATATTGCACAG aGGCTCTTGACTGATGAATCCCCCCGGTTAAAGAATGCTTTACGTTACACAATATATGGGAAATCTGGAGTTTTTGATGCTGAAAGATTCATTGACGTCATGCAAGCATTTGAGAATTTCATAACTGCAGCAAAAAGTGGAGGAGGGGAGACCCTCA GGGGCATGGCTGAACTTGGCCTCCTGCAAAGTCAAACAGGGTATACAATTCCTAGAATTTCGACTAATGTATCTCAACAAAAGCAGCCAATTCAAACAAGGGCAGCCTTAGCATTTCTGCTGTCTGATAAAGGGAACTTTTTCCGAGAATTTCTTCTGGATGAG ATTGTAAAGGGCATTGACGTGGTTACAAGGGATCAGTTGGTACAGATAATGTCATTTCTAGGAGTCCGAAATGCTGCCCCAGTTTTTAGTATGGTTCCTACTTTTGGACCCTTTAAGCCAGCAGCACTTCTACCCTCCATAAGTGAAGAAGACAAAGTTATATTGAATAATGTCCAAAAGATCGTCGAGTTCTTGACTGCAGGAAGTTCAATATCAAGATCATCAAATCAG
- the LOC121239537 gene encoding protein SULFUR DEFICIENCY-INDUCED 1-like isoform X2 translates to MSTRKGEKEDSLPSYHVIHKLPPGDSPYVRAKHVQLVQKDPESAIVLFWKAINAGDRVDSALKDMAVVMKQQDRAEEAIEAIGSFRDRCSKQAQESLDNVLIDLYKKCGRIEEQIELLKQKLRMIHKGEAFNGKATKTGRSRGKKFQVTIKQETSRILGNLGWAYMKQGNHMAAEVVYQKAQLMDPDANKACNLCLCLIKQTRYTDARRVLEDVLQGKLSGSSDSKSRTRAEELLQELEQYQSHLSSSSLSSIFSIEDDFKEEVEQLMNQRAPIRSRRLPIFEEISPFRNQLAC, encoded by the exons ATGAGCACGAGAAAAGGTGAGAAGGAAGACAGTCTTCCTTCATACCATGTTATTCACAAGCTCCCTCCCGGTGATAGCCCTTACGTTCGTGCCAAGCACGTCCAG TTGGTTCAGAAGGATCCAGAATCGGCTATAGTTTTATTTTGGAAGGCGATAAATGCGGGTGACAGAGTAGATAGCGCCCTCAAAGACATGGCAGTGGTTATGAAACAGCAAGATAGAGCAGAAGAAGCCATTGAAGCAATCGGATCTTTCAGGGATCGTTGCTCCAAGCAAGCTCAGGAATCCTTGGACAACGTCCTCATCGACTTATACAAG AAATGTGGGAGAATCGAGGAGCAGATTGAGTTACTAAAGCAGAAGCTTCGGATGATTCACAAAGGAGAGGCCTTTAACGGCAAGGCTACCAAAACAGGTCGCTCTCGTGGAAAGAAGTTCCAAGTCACCATCAAGCAAGAGACGTCCAGGATACTG GGAAACTTGGGTTGGGCGTACATGAAACAAGGAAACCATATGGCTGCAGAAGTGGTTTATCAGAAAGCTCAGTTAATGGACCCGGATGCGAACAAGGCCTGCAACCTGTGCCTCTGTCTGATCAAGCAAACTCGATACACCGATGCAAGAAGGGTTCTTGAAGATGTACTGCAGGGTAAACTCTCAGGGTCCTCGGATTCGAAGTCAAGAACACGTGCAGAGGAGCTACTGCAGGAGCTAGAGCAATACCAATCTCATCTATCTTCTTCGAGCCTGTCATCAATATTTAGTATAGAAGATGATTTCAAGGAGGAGGTTGAACAGTTGATGAACCAACGGGCACCAATCAGATCAAGGAGACTGCCCATCTTTGAAGAGATCTCTCCATTTAGGAATCAGTTAGCTTgttga